One Oryza glaberrima chromosome 11, OglaRS2, whole genome shotgun sequence genomic region harbors:
- the LOC127755299 gene encoding uncharacterized protein LOC127755299, with amino-acid sequence MAYMRVTHRDEEGKKVTEKVPIPETRRPDTARHFERKLEEQGFHRLERHPANGPARAGIGAPPPKSGRGGKFTWEGPDGPVDAQLQPAPPAVDPNDPNYDEGDGAGVDEEVAKEVVIGEVEVAKVAEARDGVDVVAPAPLLQQEQQ; translated from the coding sequence ATGGCGTACATGCGGGTGACTCACCGGGACGAGGAGGGGAAGAAGGTGACGGAGAAGGTGCCGATCCCGGAGACGCGGCGTCCCGACACCGCGAGGCACTTCGAGCGGAAGCTGGAGGAGCAAGGGTTCCACCGCCTGGAGCGCCACCCGGCGAACGGGCCCGCGCGGGCCGGcatcggcgcgccgccgcccaagtccggccgcggcggcaagTTCACCTGGGAGGGGCCCGACGGCCCCGTCGACGCCCAGCTCCAGCCCGCCCCGCCCGCCGTCGATCCCAACGACCCCAACTAcgacgagggcgacggcgccggaGTCGACGAGGAGGTTGCCAAGGAGGTCGTCATCGGCGAGGTGGAGGTCGCCAAGGTCGCCGAGGCCAGggacggcgtcgacgtcgtcgcgccggcgccgctgctccaGCAAGAGCAGCAGTAG